From the genome of bacterium:
GCTCTCCTCCCGTCTGGTAACCGTGAAGGCGCCCTCCTTGAACTCGACGCTGACCGCCGAATACCGCTGCGGGCTGACGTCCAGCGAAAGCTCCCCTTTCGGGCCCTTGGCCACGACCACTGTTCCGTTGATGTTGGCGGTAACGCCCTTGGGGACGACCACCGGCCTTTTTCCTATGCGAGACATGTGCTGATCTCCCTTGGTCTGTTACCAGGCGGTGCAGAGGATCTCTCCGCCCAGCCCCAGCCTCTTTGCGTCCACATCCTTCATCACGCCCTTGGAGGTCGTGAGTATCGCGGTCCCGACGCCCTGTCTGTTCGGGCGTATATCGGAAGCGCCGATGTAGCAGCGCCTCCCCAGCTTGCTCGTGCGCTCCAGGCTCCTGAAGACCGGATCGCCCGAAGGCATGTACTTGAGGGTGATGACGATCGATTTCCGGACCCCCTCGCCCGCCACGTCCACCTCTTTGACAAAACCTTCGGCGGCGAGCACGCGAGCGAGCGCTTCCTTTATACCGGAATGGGGTACGAGCACATTGACGTGCTTCGCGTGCACAGCGTTGCGTATGCGCGTTAGCATGTCGGCAATCGGGTCGTTGACAGGCATATCAGTTCACCTCATTTTCGTTGCGCCTCTTTCATGCGGCGCCGGTTTACCAGCTCGACTTCATGACGCCAGGAAGATCGCCCCTCAGGGCCATGTTCCTGAAGCATATGCGGCACATGTCGAAGCGCCGCATGTAGCCCCTGGCCCTGCCGCAGATCGGGCAACGGTTGTATGCGCGGGCCTTGAACTTCGGCTTGCGCTGCGACTTCACGATCAAGGATGTCTTGGCCATACCTTCTCCTGTGCTATTCTTTTTCGCTCCTGAACGGCATACCCAGGAGGGCGAGCAGCGCCTTGCCCTCCTCGTCATTTTTTGCCGAAGTCACGAACGTAAGATTCATGCCGTTTACCCTCTGTATCCTGTCCACATTGATCTCGGGGAATATCGCCTGCTCGGTCAGGCCGAGCGTATAGTTTCCGCGGCCGTCAAACGACTTTGGCGGCACGCCTTTGAAATCCCTGACGCGGGGGAGAGCTACGTTCACGAGCTTGTTCATGAAGTCGTACATCGCCTTGCCGCGGAGCGTAACCCTCGCGCCGATCGACTGGCCCTTGCGCAATTTGAAGTTTGCGATCGATTTCTTGGCTTTGGTGATGCAGGGACGCTGGCCGGTGATAAGTGCGAGTTCTTCGGCCGCGTTCTCCAGCACCTTTATGTCCTGGAGCGCCTCCTTCATCGAGGTGTTGAGCACTATCTTCTCGAGACGCGGTACCCTCATGATGTTCTTGAAGCCGAACTGTTTCATGAGCGCCGGCACGCACTCCTGCGTGTATCTGACCTCGATCTCCGTCGGAACCTTCGGCTTCAGCTCGCGGCGCACTTTCTCCTTCGGGGCAGCCTCTGCGACGGTATCCTTCGCGGGCTTACCCTCGGCCTTTTTCTTTTTTACGTTGTCTTTGGCCTTATTCTTGGCCTTATCTTCGGACACTTTGTCCCTCCTTCAGCGCCTTGCGGCTCATGCTTTAGCTACTGTGATCACCTCGCCGGAACGCTTCGCGTAACGGACCTTCACGCCCTTTTCCATCCTGTAGCCTATGCGCGAAGGGCGGGCCGCTTTCTCGTCGTAGTACATGACGTTCGAGATGGAGAGAGGAGCTTCCTTCTCGATGATGCCGCCCTGCCTGTGCGTCTGCGTGGGTTTCTGGTGACGCTTCACCGTGTTGAGGTGCTCGATCCATACGCGGCTCTTTTCCGCGTCCATGCGGAGCACTTTGCCGGTCTTGCCCTTGTCCTTGCCGGCGATCACCTTGACCATGTCTCCCTTGCGTATCTTCATCAGAGAACCTCCGGAGCCAGCGATATGATCTTCACGTATTTGCGCGCACGCAGCTCCCTCGCGACCGGCCCGAATATGCGCGTACCGATCGGCTCGCCCTGGTCGCTGATCAAGACTGCGGAGTTCTCATCGAACTTAATCGTGGAACCGTCGCTGCGCTTGATCTCCTTCTTCGTGCGAACGATCACGGCCTTCTTCACGTCGCCCTTCTTCACCTTGGCCTTGGGCATCGCCTCCCTGACCGAGACGACGATGATGTCGCCGACGCCGGCATAGCGGCGCCTGGTTCCGCCCAGCACCTTTATGCAGCGGAGGAGTTTGGCGCCGGAATTATCGGCGACCAGTAATTCTGTCATCTGCTGAATCATATGTCTCTCCTGCAGGGGGCGTTTCCCGCCCGCCGCGTCACTCGACTCCCGAAGCCTTCTCGAGCACCTCCACGACCCTCCAGCACTTGCGCTTGGAGAGGGGACGGCACTCGCGGATGGCGACCATATCGCCCTTCTTGCACTCGTTCTTCTCGTCATGCGCCATATACTTCTTACGGCGCCTCAGGTACTTGCCGAAATCCGGATCCTTGACGGTGCGCTCCACCTGGACGGTCACGCTCTTGTCCATGGCGGCGCTAACGACGACCCCTGTCC
Proteins encoded in this window:
- the rpsH gene encoding 30S ribosomal protein S8; amino-acid sequence: MPVNDPIADMLTRIRNAVHAKHVNVLVPHSGIKEALARVLAAEGFVKEVDVAGEGVRKSIVITLKYMPSGDPVFRSLERTSKLGRRCYIGASDIRPNRQGVGTAILTTSKGVMKDVDAKRLGLGGEILCTAW
- the rplE gene encoding 50S ribosomal protein L5, with translation MKPKVPTEIEVRYTQECVPALMKQFGFKNIMRVPRLEKIVLNTSMKEALQDIKVLENAAEELALITGQRPCITKAKKSIANFKLRKGQSIGARVTLRGKAMYDFMNKLVNVALPRVRDFKGVPPKSFDGRGNYTLGLTEQAIFPEINVDRIQRVNGMNLTFVTSAKNDEEGKALLALLGMPFRSEKE
- the rplX gene encoding 50S ribosomal protein L24 — translated: MKIRKGDMVKVIAGKDKGKTGKVLRMDAEKSRVWIEHLNTVKRHQKPTQTHRQGGIIEKEAPLSISNVMYYDEKAARPSRIGYRMEKGVKVRYAKRSGEVITVAKA
- a CDS encoding type Z 30S ribosomal protein S14 produces the protein MAKTSLIVKSQRKPKFKARAYNRCPICGRARGYMRRFDMCRICFRNMALRGDLPGVMKSSW
- the rplN gene encoding 50S ribosomal protein L14 produces the protein MIQQMTELLVADNSGAKLLRCIKVLGGTRRRYAGVGDIIVVSVREAMPKAKVKKGDVKKAVIVRTKKEIKRSDGSTIKFDENSAVLISDQGEPIGTRIFGPVARELRARKYVKIISLAPEVL
- the rpsQ gene encoding 30S ribosomal protein S17, whose protein sequence is MSGIESRKLRTGVVVSAAMDKSVTVQVERTVKDPDFGKYLRRRKKYMAHDEKNECKKGDMVAIRECRPLSKRKCWRVVEVLEKASGVE